In Paraburkholderia youngii, the genomic stretch GCTAGCCGCACGCGCTCGCCCGGACGCGGGCACAGATAACCGGGCACGCGTGCGCGCACCATCGTCCGCGTGGCGGACTGCAATTGCAGCGCGACGCTCGCGTCCTGCCCCTGGAAGATCACATCGGTGACGAGCGCATCGTGCGCGGCACCCGTGCGCGCGGTTTCGTCGGCGCGCAGCAGACGGATCTGCTCGGGACGCAGCATCACGTCGACCGCGCCGTTGCCGACGGGCGCGGCCAGTGCTAGTTCGCCGAGCTCGCAGCTCGCGCGATCCTGTTGCGCGACGCCCGGCAACAACACCGCCTCGCCGATGAACGACGCAAGCTCGCGCGTCACCGGACGGCGGTACAGCGCTTCGGGCGTCGCGGTCTGGATCAGCCTTCCGTTCCACAGCACCGCGACCTCATGCCCGAGCGACAACGCCTCGGACTGATCGTGCGTGACCAGCACGGCAGTCGCGCCAGCCGCGGCCAGCGCATTCGCGACCGCCTGACGCGTCTCGACGCGCAACGCGGCGTCGAGCGACGAGAACGGCTCGTCGAGCATGACCAGCGTCGGCGCCGGTGCGAGTGCGCGGGCGAGCGCAACACGCTGCTGCTGACCGCCCGACAACTGCTGCGGCGCGCGCTCCCCGAAATGCGCGGGCAGACCCACCAGCTCCAGCAGCTCGGCCACCCGGTGGCGCGCGCGACGCTGCGTGCGCGGCAGGCCGAACACGATGTTGTCCGCAACCGACAGATGCGGAAACAGCGCGCCTTCCTGCGGCACGTAGCCGATGCGGCGTTGCTCCGACGGCACGTGCAGGTTGTCGCCGACGACACGTCGGCCGTCGATCTCGACACTGCCGCCGTCCGCGCGCTCGAAGCCGCATAAGAGCCGCAGCAGCGTGGTCTTGCCGCTGCCCGAGGGCCCCAGCAACGCGAGCAGCGTGCCGCGCTCGACCGAAAGATCGATGCCGTGCAGCACGGGATGACCGTCGAACGATTTCTGCAGTCCGCGGATACGAAGTTCGCTCATGAAATCCCGAAGAAAGTCGAACCAAAAGCAGCGATGAAAAAGCCGACGCGTGCCGGGTCAGCCGCGCTCGCCGAGCAGCGCCGAGCGGCCGAGCAGCGCGAACAGCAGCCCCGACGCGCACAGCGAGATGCCGGTCAGCAGCGCCGCATACGGCGCGGCGGCGGCGAACGCCATCGTCGACGTATCGGCCCACACCTGGGTCGCGAGCGTTTGCGTGTCGAGCGGCGACAGCAGCAGCGTCGCGTTCAGCTCGGTGACGACCGAGATGAACACCATCGCGGCGGCCGCGCCGAGCCCGGGGCTCGCGAGCGGCAGCACGACGCGCACGAGCGTCTGCGTCCAGTTCAGGCCGAGCGCGCGCGCGGTTTCCTCGAGGCGCGGCTGCGCCTGCATGAACGCCGCGCGCACGCTGACCAGCGCGACCGGCATGAACAGAATCGCGTAGGCGACGATCAGCAGCGTAGCGCTTTGATAAAGCGGCCGCAGCGCATGCACCGCGAGCGACACGATCGCGAGCGCAATCACGAGCCCCGGCACGCCTTGCGCGAGAAACACGGTGCGCTCGAACAGCGTCGCGAAACGGGTCGGGTAACGCACCAGCAGAAATGCGAGCGGCACCACGAGCAACGTGGTCAGCACGGCGGCGGCGAGGCCGAAACCGAGCGAAGACATCGTCGCGTTCCACAGCAATTCGGGCGAGACATCGGCGGGCGTCACCGCGGCCGCGCCCGGCTGCGTGAGCCAGAAGCCGATCATGCCGAGCGGCACGCCGAGCGTCGCGAGTGTCAGCAGCGCAAAGCCCGCGACGACGAGCCAGCGCCACGCACCGAGCTCGTAGCGCAACACCGCGCGGCGCGTGCCGCGATCGACGCGCTCGTAGCGCGCCGCGCCGCGCACGCGAAACTCGAATGCAAGCACGACGAGGCAGATCACGATCAGCAGACACGCGAGCAGCGATGCGCCGCCGGCGTCGAAGCTGGTGCGGAATTCCGCGTAGATCTGCGTGGTGAAGGTATGAAAGCGCAGCAGCGTGAACGCGCCGAACTCCGACAGCACGCCGAGCGCGACCAGCAGCATGCCGCCGAGCAGCGCCGGACGCAGTTGCGGCAGCACGACGCGCACGAAGCTGGTCCAGCGGTTGCAGCCGAGCGCGCGGGCGCTTTCCTCGAGTGCCGGGTCCATGCCGCGCAGCGCGGCGGCGACCGGCAGATAGACGAGCGGAAAATACGCGCAGGTCAAGACGAGCAGCGCGCCGTTGAAATCCTGCAAGTCCTCGCTCAACGACACCCACGCGTAGCTCGAAATGAAAGCCGGCATCGCGAGCGGCGCGGCGCACAGCACGGCCCACGCACGCCGCCCCGGCAGATGCGTGCGTTCGACGAACCACGCGGCGGCCGTGCCGATCACCGCGCAAACGAGAGTAGTGGTGACGGCGATCAACACCGTATTGACGAGCAGCTCGCCGACGAGCGGCCGCCAGATCAGATCGAGCGCGTCGCCGATGCCGAAGCTCGCCGCGCGCCAGAACGTAAACGCAATCGGCAGCAGCACCAGCAAAGCGCTGAGTGCCGCCGCCGCAAGCAGGCCGCGCGGCGCGCGCGTGCGTGCACGCGCCGGGGCAGGGGGGACAGACGGCGGACCGGCTGACAGGGCTTCGCTCATTTACAGCAGGCCTGCCCGACGCAGCAGTTTGCCCGCCTGGCTATCGTCGCCGAGCTGCTGGATCGTCAGCGTGGGCGGAGTCAGTTCGGCAAACGGTTTGAGGACCGGGTCAGGCGCGACACCCGCATGCAGCGGGTACTCGAACATCACGTGGCTATTGGCCATCAACTGCTGCGCGCGTTCGCTGACCAGGTACGCGAGAAACTTCTGTGCGCCGTCCGGGTTGTGCGCGGACTTCAGCACGCCCGCGCCCGAGACGTTGACGAGCGCGCCGGCGTCGCCGTGGCTGAAGTGGTAGATCGCGCTGCGGGTTTTCGCATCGCCGATTTCCGCATGCAGACGCGACCAGTAGTAGTTGTTGATCAGACCAGTGGCGACCGCGCCGCGATTGACCGCGGCGACCAGGCCTTCGTCGTCGTCGAAGATCTGCGAGTTGGCTTTCAGGCCCTTCAGCCACGCGAGCGTCTGCTCGTCGCCCTTCAGTGCCAGCACCGCGCTGACGAGCGGCAGGAAGTCGGCGTCGCTCGGCGCGATGCCGACCTTGCCTTTCCAGTCAGGCTTCGCGAGGTCGAACACCGATTGCGGCAGTTGCGACGGCTGCAGCTTCGCCGTGTTGTATGCGAGCACGCCCTCGCGCGCGGTTACGGCGACCCATACGCCGCTCGGCGAATTGAAGCGCGCCGGCACCGCGCCGAGCGTCGCTGCGTCGACCTTGGCGAGCAGACCCTTTTCCTCCAGCAGCATCAGCTCCGGCGAGTTCTCGGTGAAGTACACGTCGGCGGGCGAGGCCGCGCCTTCCGCGACGATCTGCGCGGCGAGCGCCGGGCCTTCGCCGTTGCGGATTTTCACCGGGATGCCCGACTGCTTTTCGAAGTCCTTCGCGAGCAGATTGACGACCTGCTCGTGCTGCGCGTTGTACAGCGTGATCGATGCCGCATGGGCCGCCGACGGCATCGTCGCGAGTGCGGTGAGCGACAGCGCGGCCACGCTACCGAGTGCGCGCAGGCGGGAGGCAAACCAGGAATGAGCCATGTTGCAGAAGTCCGTTTAGATTGTGTTTAGTGAGCGAGGCGCTGCGCGCCCGGCGTGCTTCATGTGCTTCATCACGCTTCGAACAGCCCCGCGCCGACATACGAACCCGGCTTCGCCCCGGGCGGCACGACGAAGATCGCGCTGCCCACGTGGGTCGTGAACTGGTTCATCATGTCGAACTTCGCGAGGCGGTCGTTGATCGGGATGAAGCCGGTGCGCGGGTCGCTCTGATGCGCAATGAAAATCAGCCCCGCGTCGTACTCGGTTTCCTGACGCCACGGCGGCCAGCGCTCGATATAGAAGTTCGTGCCTTCGTTGTACGAATACGAGCGCCGCAGAATCTGCGCGCCGTTGTTGCTCGCCTGATTCGACAGACGCACGTGCGAGTTCTCCGGGATCACCGGATCGCCGTCCTTGTCCTCGGCTTTCAGGTCCACCGCGTCGAACTCGTTCTTGCTGCCGAGCGGCGCGCCGCTGTATTTGTGGCGGCCGAACACCTGTTCCTGGAAGCCGAGCTCGGTGTTGTCCCAGTGTTCGAGCGTGATGCGGATGCGGCGCACGACCGTGTAGGTGCCGCCTTCCATCCACGGCGCGTCGTTGGTGGCGCGGGCCCACACGAACTGGTTCATCAGCTCGGGTTTCGCGGTCAACGGATTGTTGGTGCCGTCCTTGAAGCCCATCAGATTGCGCGGCGTCTGGCCGCGCGGACCGGACAGGAAACCGGCCTGGCCCCAGCGCATCGCCGCGACGCCGTAGGCCCGGCGCGACAGTTGGCGCACCGCGTGAAACGCGACCTGCGCGTCGTTCGCGCATGCCTGGATGAACAGGTCGCCGCCGGTCTTCTCCTTGATCAACTGATCGCCGTTGAAGCGCGGCAGATCGACGAGCGCGGCGGGGCGGCGCGACGCGAGCCCATAGCGGTCCTTGCCGTCCTTCGTGAAGAGGCCTGGGCCGAAGCCGAACGTGATGGTCAGACCGTTCGGGCCGAGGCCGAGCGCGTCGCCGGAATCGGGGGCGGGCTGGTCGTCGCCGGCGGGCATCGCGAAGGCCGTGCCGCCTTGCGTCAGGCGCGCGGCTGCTTCGGTCCATGTGCGTAGCAGTGCGATCACGTCGTCGCGCTTGTCGGTGGTCAGATCGAGTGCGGCGACGTAGGTGTGGCTCTGCTGCGGCGTGACGATGCCGCCTTGATGCGGACCGTAGAACGGCACGACCGCGAGCTGCGGATCGGCGTTCTGCGCGCTATGCGCGGGCGCCGTCGCGAGCGCGTCCGGCGAGCTCGCGAGGCCGGCGCCCAGCGATGCACCGGCGGCGACCGCCGCGCCACCCGCTTTGAGAAAGCCGCGTCGTGACGGCCGTGGGGGTTGATCGTTTGTCATGGTCACTTCACCTTCCTGCAGCCTGCGTGGGTGCCGCTTACTTCGCGAGCACCAGCGTGTTCACGTCGTCTTCGACGTAGTAGAAGCCGTCGCCTTCTGGCGTCATCGCGATACCGAACAGGTCGCCGTTGCCGGGGGGCGATTGCGCCTTGTCGGTATCGATCCAGCGTGCGTATAGCTGCTTGCCGCTCGCCGGGGCGATTTCGACGACCTGGCCGTTCAACGCGTTGGTCACGAGCAGGTGGCCGTTGGGCGCGGTGGCCATCGCGAGCGGACGATGCAGCAGGCCGTCGGCGCCCAGCTGGCGGCCGACGCCCGCGCTGGTGTCGCGCGTGAGCGGATCGTCGATCTCGGTGATGCGGTTGCCGATTGCGTCGGACACGTACAGCAATTTCTGATCGGCCGAAAGCGCGAGCCCGGTCGGCCCGACGAGGAACACGCCCTTGTCGGCCTGCGCGCCGAAGCCGCTGCCGATCACGGTTTCCTTCTTCACGACGGGCGGCTTGCCTTGCGGTACGTCGAGGTCGATGCGCAGCACGGTGGCCTGCTTGAATACGGGCGGATTGCCCTCCGCGCCGCCGACGCCGAAGCCCGCGTTGCTGACGAACAGCGTCGCGCTCGCGCCGTTGTCGACGACCGCCATGTTGCCCCACGGGTCGTTGATGTTCGGCGTCGAGATCGTCGAGGCGATCTTGCCTTGAGGGTCGATCACGATCAGGCAGCCGGCGCCTTTGGTGCCGGTCGTGCCGTCGTTGCTCGGCGTGCTGCCGACGATCACCCAGCCCGACTTCAGCATCGTCATCGCGGTCGACAGGCCGATGCCGCCCGGACATTCCTTCAGATCGCGCGGCACGGTCGCGAACACCGTCATCTGTCTGGTGTCCGGGTGATAGTCGATGATCGTGCTGCCAGTGCCCTGCAGGTTCGTCGAGTTGTTGAAGTTGCCGACCAGCACGTCGCCTTGCTTCACGGTGCCCGCGCTGACGGGCGCGACCACGATCGCGTACGGGTTCTGGTCGCCGTTGTCGGGGACGGTGTTGATCAGCGTCGTGTGATGCCTGATCGTTTCAAGGAAGCCTTGCGGCTCGGCCTGCGCGGGCGCAGCCATCGTGAGGGCGGCAGCGCCGGCCATCGCGGCGAGCAGGGAGCGCGCGGCGCGCGGCGCAAACTTGCGCGTGACTGGGTTCACGATTGGGCCTCCGTGCGGGCGCACAAAGCGGGAGTGGCGGTGACGGTCGAAAGCATGGGAAGTGCTGGTCCGGTTGCGTGGGGTGGCATGTGCTTGCGTGGATGAAAGCGCGCGGCGGGCGGCATCAGAAGTTGATATTGGTCCGCACGCCGACGACGAACGTATTGCGCAGCGGCTGCGTCGGGTCGTTCGGGTTCTGGCCCGCACCGGCGTTGAACGTGTATTGCGCGTCGGCCTGCACTTGCCACCACGGATTGATCTGGTACTGGTAGGTCGCCTCGAGCGTGGTTTCGCTGGTGCGCACGCCGTACGGGCTGCCGTTGAATGCCAGGAAGTCCTTGTCGAGTCCGTTCACGTGGCTGCCGACCTTGATGTAGGTCAGCGCGAGGCCGGCGCTGTCGTTGTCGCGGCCCTTGAACGGCGCCTTCAGCACCACGCCGAGGTTGGCCGCGACTTGCACGAGATTGCGATCACCCGGCGCGCCCATCACGCGCGCGAACACGCCGAGGCTGCGTGGTTCGTCGGGGTCGGGGCGCCACACCATCTGGTCGGCGACCGCATAGAAGCTGTAGTTGCCGCTGTGATTCGCGGCGATGCCGGTCGACGCAGGATTCGCGAGCGACAGTCCCATGTTGTCGAAACGCCGATCGGCGAATTCGTTGGTGTTGTACCAGACGCCGAGCTTGTAGGTGCCCGGCAGACCACCGCCGCCCGTGCCGACCATTTCGCCGTCGGACGGCTGGTTGATCGCGTACTGCAGCTCGCCGATCCACAACGCGCCGTTATGCAGGTTGAAGTTCGTGCCGCTCATGTTGTTCGGGTTGTTGCCGAGCGGATCGCCCGAATACACGCCGGCCAGCGCGGTCAACGCAGGGGTGATCTGGCCGCGCACGCGCACGCCCAGACCCGCGAGCGGATAGGCGGGACCGCCCGACGGCAGGTCGTATGAGGGCAGCGCGGGCCAGCCGAACATGGTGTTGAGGAACAGCGCCGCATACGTGCTCGTGATGAATTCCTGGTCGAGACTCTGCTGACCGATCTTCACGTCGACGCGTTTGTTGAGGAACGACTGCTGATACCAGAGCTCCCACAGACGCGTCGCGTTGTCGGCCTCGATGCCGCTCGCCGTGTTCAACGTGCCGAGCTTGTTCGCGCTCAGGTTCGAGCCGTGAATCTGCAGCGCGCTGACGTTGAAGAGGCCGCCCGGCAGGCCGAACGCCTTTTGCGTATCCATCTGCAAGGTGGCGGTGGTCAGGCCGTCGTAGTCGGCGCCGCGCGCGAGACCGCCGCGCAGATTGGCCAGCACTTCGCTGGTTTCGGTCAGCGTGAAGGTCATGCCGTACTTGCCGAGCCACGGACGCAGGCCGCCCATGTCGCCGAGCATCTGCTGACGATTCCAGAAACCGGTCCACTGGTTGGTCTGCGTCGCCTGAATGTTCAGGTCGGCTTCGGGCGCTTCCGGGTTCGCATCGGGATTGGCTTCGGCCAGCGCCGCGTGGCCGGTCAACGAGGCCCACGCGACGGCCGTGCACAGTGCGACGCGCCGCATCGAAGGCAAACGCGTACGATGAATTGCGCCGGTACGTGCCGAAGCGTCGCAAAAGGGAGGCGCGTTGGCGCGCAGTCCATTGAGTTGGGCGAACTTCATCGAAATCCTTATTAGTGTTGTTTCGTCCGATGCCGAAGCAGCTGATGGCGAGATCGTACGCAGGCCATTTGCGAGAGTCAACACAAATGAGAACGATTCGCATCAAGATTACCGGCATGTAAACCCGGGATTTACGGACCGCTCGTAAAGCGCATGAAGATGTAATGATGTCGTAACAGCAACGTAATGAAATAGTATTGATGTGGTCAGACCGAACGCGCGAAAGGGTGAGGTGTCGAAGTGCACGAGTAACCCCGAAAGTCAAAGTGAGGAGGTCGAAATGAGCAAGCGCATTCTTCTGGTTTCGTTGCTGGCGAGTGGCGGTCTGTTGTTGGGCGGCGCCGCGCACGCGCAGTTGAATCTGAAGCAGTTCGGTATCGGCGGGGGCGGTGACAGCTCGGCCGGTGCCGGGGCGTCGTCGGGCGGCGTGTCGCAGCTGCTGCAGAGCTATGTTGGCGCGAACCAGCAGGTGCTGAGCGGGCAGTCGAGCCTCGCGTCGGCGATGGGCATGACGAGTGCGGCCGGCCAGGCGCAGCAGGCGGCGGGGCTGCTCAGCGGTGGCACGCCGTCGGTCAGTCAGTTGACGCAGGTCGGCAGCACACAGGAGTCGCTGTCGCAGAAGCTCACCGATGCGTTCGCAAATCATGCAAGTGGCGGCGCGTCGGCGACGCCGGTCAACAAGGAAGCGTTCACCCAGGGGCTGTCGTCGCTCGGCAAGGGAGTGAGCCAGTATTCGAGCTTGCAGTCGGGGCTTGGCAGCCTTGGTCAGATGAGTCCGTCGTCGCTGCTGCAATCGGGCCTCAATCCGCAGACCGCGCAAAGCGCTTCGTATATCGCGCAGTCGGCGCCGGGGCAGTTGCAGTCGCTGATGTCGACGCTGAGCTCGGCCGTGCAGTTCGCGTCGAGCCACGGTATTACGGTGCCGTCGATCGCGACGTCGGCGTTGAAGGGCATGTAGGCGCGTTTCGCTTCGCCTCGCGCGATCGATTCAGCGCGAAAGCGCTATGATCGCGTCGAACCCGCTCCTCAACTGGAATTCCGCCGATGTCCCACTCCGTCAATCTGGAAAACTACTTCGCCCGCATCGGCTATCAGGGCCCGCGCGCCGCCACGCTCGAAGTGCTGCGGGCGATTCACCTGCTCCATCCCGCCGCGATCCCGTTCGAGAACCTGAACCCGCTGACTCGCCAGCCGGTCAGGCTCGAGCTCGAAGCGATCGAACGCAAGCTCGTGACCCAAAAGCGCGGTGGCTACTGCTTCGAGCAGAATATTCTGTTCGCGAACGTGCTGATGCAACTCGGCTTCAAGATCACGCCGATGCTTGCGCGCGTCATATGGGGCCGCGAGCCCGGCACGATCTCGCCGCGTACGCACATGGTGCTGCGTGTCGATATCGACGGCGACGAATGGATCGCCGACGTCGGCTTCGGCGGCGTCACGCTGACCGCGCCGCTGCGCCTGACCGCCGGCCTTGCACAACCGATTCCGCTCGGCACGTTCCGTCTCGCCAACGCGGGGCACGACACCGTCTATCTCGAGGTGCTGGCGCCGGACGAGAGCTGGTCGCGCGTCTATCACGTCGATCTGCGCGCAGTCGAGTGGGTCGACTATGAAATCTCGAACTGGTACACGTCGACGTCGCCCGATTCGAAGTTCGTGAATAACCTGCTGGCGTGCCGCGTGCTACCCGAACTGCGCGTCGCGCTATTCAACGATCAGTTGAACGAGCGCGACGCGCAAGGGCAGATCGTCAGCGAACGGCGCCTCGCGAGTGCCGCCGAACTCGCCGACTGCCTGCGCGAGCGCTTCGGCTTGAACCTGGAGGACATCGATATCGCCGACGTGTTCGAGCGCGTGCGCACGCGTGATGCGTCCGCATGACACCAGCCCATGAGGGAGCCGCGATGGTCGCACGTCTGATCCTGCAATCGCTGGCCTGGCTGGCGTTCATGGGCGTGCTGCTGTTCGGCGCGGCCGGCACGCTCGCGTGGCCGGCCGCGTGGTGGTATCTGCTGGAGCTGGTGGTGTTGAGCCTGTGGGTCGGCTTGTGGCTCGCGCGTCATGATCCCGCGCTGCTCGCGGAGCGGCTCGCGCCGTTCGTGCAGGCGCAGCAGAGCCGCTGGGATCGTGTGTTCATGGTCGCGATCGGAGCCGCGTGGTGCGGCTGGCTGGTCCTGATGGGCTTCGACGCGATGCGGTTTCGCTGGTCCGGGCCGCTGCCGTTGTGGCTGATGGGCTTCGGCGCGCTATGCGTGTTCCTGTGCATCTTCATGTGCCGCTTCGTGTTTCGCGCGAACAGCTACGCCGCGCCGGTGGTCAAGGTTCAGGCGAGCCGCGGGCACAAGGTCGCCGACACCGGGCCTTACGCGTACGTCCGTCATCCGATGTACGCGGCCGCGCTGGTGTTCTTCGTCGGCACGCCCTTGATGCTCGGCTCGTGGTGGGGGCTTGTGGCGCTGCCCGTGATGGCGTACGGCATGGGCTGGCGCGCGGTGCGCGAGGAGCGGCTGCTGGCCGAGCAACTCGACGGCTACACGGCGTACATGGAACGTGTGCGTTACCGTTTCGTGCCGTTCATCTGGTAGCGCGTCCAGGTGGTCTCGCCGCCGTCGAAGCGGGTAAGATGGCTCCCGGCCGCCGGAGAACCGGCCACGGTGTACCTGATGTAACACCGGCGAATCAC encodes the following:
- a CDS encoding arylamine N-acetyltransferase family protein encodes the protein MSHSVNLENYFARIGYQGPRAATLEVLRAIHLLHPAAIPFENLNPLTRQPVRLELEAIERKLVTQKRGGYCFEQNILFANVLMQLGFKITPMLARVIWGREPGTISPRTHMVLRVDIDGDEWIADVGFGGVTLTAPLRLTAGLAQPIPLGTFRLANAGHDTVYLEVLAPDESWSRVYHVDLRAVEWVDYEISNWYTSTSPDSKFVNNLLACRVLPELRVALFNDQLNERDAQGQIVSERRLASAAELADCLRERFGLNLEDIDIADVFERVRTRDASA
- a CDS encoding ABC transporter ATP-binding protein, whose translation is MSELRIRGLQKSFDGHPVLHGIDLSVERGTLLALLGPSGSGKTTLLRLLCGFERADGGSVEIDGRRVVGDNLHVPSEQRRIGYVPQEGALFPHLSVADNIVFGLPRTQRRARHRVAELLELVGLPAHFGERAPQQLSGGQQQRVALARALAPAPTLVMLDEPFSSLDAALRVETRQAVANALAAAGATAVLVTHDQSEALSLGHEVAVLWNGRLIQTATPEALYRRPVTRELASFIGEAVLLPGVAQQDRASCELGELALAAPVGNGAVDVMLRPEQIRLLRADETARTGAAHDALVTDVIFQGQDASVALQLQSATRTMVRARVPGYLCPRPGERVRLAVEGEVTAYTRA
- a CDS encoding methyltransferase family protein produces the protein MVARLILQSLAWLAFMGVLLFGAAGTLAWPAAWWYLLELVVLSLWVGLWLARHDPALLAERLAPFVQAQQSRWDRVFMVAIGAAWCGWLVLMGFDAMRFRWSGPLPLWLMGFGALCVFLCIFMCRFVFRANSYAAPVVKVQASRGHKVADTGPYAYVRHPMYAAALVFFVGTPLMLGSWWGLVALPVMAYGMGWRAVREERLLAEQLDGYTAYMERVRYRFVPFIW
- a CDS encoding ABC transporter permease — encoded protein: MSEALSAGPPSVPPAPARARTRAPRGLLAAAALSALLVLLPIAFTFWRAASFGIGDALDLIWRPLVGELLVNTVLIAVTTTLVCAVIGTAAAWFVERTHLPGRRAWAVLCAAPLAMPAFISSYAWVSLSEDLQDFNGALLVLTCAYFPLVYLPVAAALRGMDPALEESARALGCNRWTSFVRVVLPQLRPALLGGMLLVALGVLSEFGAFTLLRFHTFTTQIYAEFRTSFDAGGASLLACLLIVICLVVLAFEFRVRGAARYERVDRGTRRAVLRYELGAWRWLVVAGFALLTLATLGVPLGMIGFWLTQPGAAAVTPADVSPELLWNATMSSLGFGLAAAVLTTLLVVPLAFLLVRYPTRFATLFERTVFLAQGVPGLVIALAIVSLAVHALRPLYQSATLLIVAYAILFMPVALVSVRAAFMQAQPRLEETARALGLNWTQTLVRVVLPLASPGLGAAAAMVFISVVTELNATLLLSPLDTQTLATQVWADTSTMAFAAAAPYAALLTGISLCASGLLFALLGRSALLGERG
- a CDS encoding carbohydrate porin produces the protein MKFAQLNGLRANAPPFCDASARTGAIHRTRLPSMRRVALCTAVAWASLTGHAALAEANPDANPEAPEADLNIQATQTNQWTGFWNRQQMLGDMGGLRPWLGKYGMTFTLTETSEVLANLRGGLARGADYDGLTTATLQMDTQKAFGLPGGLFNVSALQIHGSNLSANKLGTLNTASGIEADNATRLWELWYQQSFLNKRVDVKIGQQSLDQEFITSTYAALFLNTMFGWPALPSYDLPSGGPAYPLAGLGVRVRGQITPALTALAGVYSGDPLGNNPNNMSGTNFNLHNGALWIGELQYAINQPSDGEMVGTGGGGLPGTYKLGVWYNTNEFADRRFDNMGLSLANPASTGIAANHSGNYSFYAVADQMVWRPDPDEPRSLGVFARVMGAPGDRNLVQVAANLGVVLKAPFKGRDNDSAGLALTYIKVGSHVNGLDKDFLAFNGSPYGVRTSETTLEATYQYQINPWWQVQADAQYTFNAGAGQNPNDPTQPLRNTFVVGVRTNINF
- the efeB gene encoding iron uptake transporter deferrochelatase/peroxidase subunit; the protein is MTNDQPPRPSRRGFLKAGGAAVAAGASLGAGLASSPDALATAPAHSAQNADPQLAVVPFYGPHQGGIVTPQQSHTYVAALDLTTDKRDDVIALLRTWTEAAARLTQGGTAFAMPAGDDQPAPDSGDALGLGPNGLTITFGFGPGLFTKDGKDRYGLASRRPAALVDLPRFNGDQLIKEKTGGDLFIQACANDAQVAFHAVRQLSRRAYGVAAMRWGQAGFLSGPRGQTPRNLMGFKDGTNNPLTAKPELMNQFVWARATNDAPWMEGGTYTVVRRIRITLEHWDNTELGFQEQVFGRHKYSGAPLGSKNEFDAVDLKAEDKDGDPVIPENSHVRLSNQASNNGAQILRRSYSYNEGTNFYIERWPPWRQETEYDAGLIFIAHQSDPRTGFIPINDRLAKFDMMNQFTTHVGSAIFVVPPGAKPGSYVGAGLFEA
- a CDS encoding iron ABC transporter substrate-binding protein, producing MAHSWFASRLRALGSVAALSLTALATMPSAAHAASITLYNAQHEQVVNLLAKDFEKQSGIPVKIRNGEGPALAAQIVAEGAASPADVYFTENSPELMLLEEKGLLAKVDAATLGAVPARFNSPSGVWVAVTAREGVLAYNTAKLQPSQLPQSVFDLAKPDWKGKVGIAPSDADFLPLVSAVLALKGDEQTLAWLKGLKANSQIFDDDEGLVAAVNRGAVATGLINNYYWSRLHAEIGDAKTRSAIYHFSHGDAGALVNVSGAGVLKSAHNPDGAQKFLAYLVSERAQQLMANSHVMFEYPLHAGVAPDPVLKPFAELTPPTLTIQQLGDDSQAGKLLRRAGLL